From Phragmites australis chromosome 5, lpPhrAust1.1, whole genome shotgun sequence, a single genomic window includes:
- the LOC133918913 gene encoding gamma-glutamylcyclotransferase 2-2-like, translating into MVLWVFGYGSLIWNPGFDFDEKILGFIKGYKRTFNLACIDHRGTPEHPARTCTLETDEEAICWGIAYCVKGDLEKEREAMQYLERRECEYDQKISVDFYKEGDFLKPAVTGVLVFVSTPDPVGNKYYLGPAPLKDMARQIATANGPNGYNRDYLFSMEKALANISHEDDSIIELANEVRKVLNRTKETKITGSDASLKSHAPLVPLSALPEGTVVDSR; encoded by the exons ATGGTGCTGTGGGTCTTCGGCTACGGGTCCCTGATCTGGAACCCTGGCTTCGACTTCGACGAGAAGATCCTGGGGTTCATCAAGGGCTACAAGCGCACATTCAATCTTG CTTGCATTGACCATAGAGGCACACCGGAGCATCCGGCGAGGACCTGCACGCTTGAAACCGACGAGGAAGCCATATGC TGGGGAATTGCATATTGCGTCAAGGGTGATCTAGAAAAAGAGCGAGAGGCAATGCAG TACTTGGAGAGAAGAGAGTGTGAGTATGACCAGAAGATCTCTGTTGATTTCTACAAg GAAGGAGATTTCCTGAAACCAGCTGTGACGGGTGTATTAGT TTTTGTATCCACTCCTGACCCAGTAGGCAACAAGTACTATCTTGGCCCTGCTCCTTTGAAGGATATGGCAAG GCAAATTGCTACAGCCAATGGCCCCAATGGCTATAATAGGGACTATCTgttctcaatggagaaggcattGGCCAACATAA GCCATGAAGATGATTCGATCATCGAGCTAGCTAATGAGGTGAGGAAGGTGCTGAACAgaacgaaggagacgaagatcacCGGTTCCGATGCATCCCTGAAATCCCATGCTCCTCTTGTACCCCTGTCTGCACTTCCCGAAGGAACTGTTGTGGACTCGAGATAG